A DNA window from Chelativorans sp. AA-79 contains the following coding sequences:
- a CDS encoding Re/Si-specific NAD(P)(+) transhydrogenase subunit alpha — translation MGQTIFVPREADANEPRVAASPDTVKRLKGLGFDVAVERGAGLASRIPDDEFEKAGATLGGAADASRADIVLKLRRPTAAELETYRKGAVVIATMDPHGNEADIAAMAKAGVTAFAMEFMPRITRAQSMDVLSSQANLAGYRAVIDAAAEYDRALPMMMTAAGTVPAAKVFVMGAGVAGLQAIATARRLGAVVTATDVRAAAGEQVASLGAKFIMTDALKDASGQGGYARELTEDEKKAQAELVADHITKQDIVITTALIPGRPAPRLVTAAMVASMRPGSVIVDLAVERGGNVEGSVAGQVVTTANDVKILGHLNVPGRVAASASLLYARNLFAFLETMVDKEAKALSIDFDDELVKATMLTHDGAVVHPNFAGAAPAAGARPSPSDPEVVKAAAGTEPGLEVAPKRKAPARRKAAAKPAAGKAADGAKPARRTRKPATPRTGGDA, via the coding sequence GTGGGACAAACGATCTTCGTTCCAAGGGAGGCCGATGCGAACGAGCCGCGTGTCGCAGCTTCGCCGGATACGGTGAAGCGCCTCAAGGGGCTCGGCTTCGACGTGGCGGTCGAACGGGGCGCGGGGCTGGCCTCGCGCATCCCCGACGACGAGTTCGAGAAGGCCGGAGCCACGCTGGGCGGCGCCGCGGATGCCTCCAGGGCCGATATCGTGCTGAAGCTGCGCCGGCCGACCGCTGCTGAACTCGAGACCTACAGGAAAGGCGCCGTGGTCATCGCCACCATGGACCCCCATGGCAACGAGGCCGATATCGCCGCCATGGCCAAGGCCGGCGTCACCGCCTTCGCCATGGAATTCATGCCGCGCATCACGCGCGCCCAGTCCATGGATGTCTTGTCGAGCCAGGCGAACCTCGCCGGCTATCGCGCGGTGATCGATGCCGCGGCCGAGTATGACCGGGCCCTTCCGATGATGATGACCGCGGCGGGCACCGTGCCGGCCGCGAAAGTCTTCGTCATGGGCGCCGGCGTCGCCGGCCTGCAGGCGATCGCGACCGCGCGCCGGCTCGGCGCCGTCGTCACAGCCACCGACGTACGAGCGGCGGCGGGCGAGCAGGTCGCCTCCCTCGGCGCCAAATTCATCATGACGGATGCGTTGAAGGATGCTTCCGGCCAGGGCGGCTATGCCCGCGAGCTGACGGAAGACGAGAAGAAGGCCCAGGCCGAGCTCGTCGCCGACCACATCACCAAGCAGGACATCGTCATCACCACCGCCCTCATTCCCGGCCGGCCCGCGCCGCGCCTGGTGACGGCCGCGATGGTCGCCTCCATGCGCCCCGGCTCCGTGATCGTGGATCTCGCGGTGGAGCGGGGCGGCAATGTAGAGGGATCGGTCGCGGGCCAGGTGGTGACCACCGCCAACGACGTGAAGATCCTCGGCCATCTCAACGTGCCGGGTCGCGTCGCGGCTTCCGCTTCGCTGCTCTATGCGCGCAACCTGTTCGCTTTTTTGGAGACGATGGTCGACAAGGAAGCGAAAGCCCTCTCCATCGATTTCGACGACGAGCTGGTGAAGGCCACCATGCTCACCCATGACGGCGCGGTGGTGCATCCGAACTTCGCCGGCGCTGCGCCCGCGGCAGGCGCCAGGCCCTCGCCCTCCGATCCGGAGGTCGTGAAGGCGGCTGCGGGCACGGAGCCCGGGCTCGAAGTCGCGCCGAAGAGGAAAGCGCCGGCCCGGCGCAAAGCCGCAGCCAAGCCGGCTGCCGGGAAGGCGGCGGACGGCGCGAAGCCCGCCCGCAGGACCAGGAAACCTGCAACGCCCAGGACGGGGGGAGACGCCTGA
- a CDS encoding glycosyltransferase family 4 protein: protein MNLLRIPSGESAPVEHRRVLMTVDAVGGVWRYAMELARGLLAHNIGVVFAGLGPQPSSYQAEEAKRLGKVVWLDEPLDWIAPDETAVKGLPAKLARLARQQHADLLHLNLPSQAAGMDTELPVVVASHSCVVTWWHAMRNEPLPADWEWMKRQNAVGMDQAHAVVSPSGSHAQAISACYGEQPRLTVVHNAISAFLQGVEKEPFVFSAARWWDEGKNGRVLDEAAARMHWPVVMAGSTRGPNGQEITFSRVRCPGEIPHREVLDSIRRAGIVVSPSLYEPFGLAALEGARAGAALVLSDIPTYRELWSNAAIFFDPKDADALAHAVSRLASDSGLRAEMGAKALARSRRFTPDVQASRMAELYRQLVDEPMAA, encoded by the coding sequence ATGAACTTGCTGCGTATACCCTCGGGAGAGAGCGCGCCCGTCGAACACCGGCGCGTGCTGATGACCGTCGATGCGGTCGGCGGCGTCTGGCGCTATGCGATGGAACTCGCGCGCGGGCTCCTGGCCCACAATATCGGCGTGGTCTTTGCGGGGCTCGGGCCGCAGCCCTCCTCCTACCAGGCGGAAGAGGCGAAGCGGCTCGGCAAAGTGGTCTGGCTCGACGAGCCGCTCGACTGGATCGCGCCGGATGAGACCGCCGTGAAGGGCCTGCCCGCGAAGCTCGCGCGGCTCGCCCGCCAGCAACACGCGGATCTCCTGCACCTCAACCTGCCATCCCAGGCGGCGGGCATGGATACGGAGCTGCCGGTGGTGGTGGCGTCGCATTCCTGCGTGGTCACCTGGTGGCACGCGATGCGGAACGAGCCGCTGCCCGCGGACTGGGAATGGATGAAGCGGCAGAATGCGGTGGGCATGGACCAGGCCCATGCCGTCGTTTCCCCGAGCGGCAGTCATGCGCAGGCGATCAGCGCGTGCTACGGCGAGCAGCCGAGGCTCACGGTCGTCCACAACGCGATCAGCGCCTTCCTGCAGGGCGTGGAGAAGGAGCCGTTCGTCTTTTCCGCCGCGCGCTGGTGGGACGAAGGCAAGAACGGCCGCGTGCTGGACGAGGCGGCCGCGCGCATGCATTGGCCCGTGGTGATGGCCGGGTCGACGCGCGGCCCGAACGGCCAGGAGATCACATTCTCCCGCGTCCGGTGCCCGGGCGAAATCCCGCACCGCGAGGTGCTCGATTCGATCAGGCGCGCCGGCATCGTCGTCTCGCCCTCCCTCTACGAGCCTTTCGGGCTTGCCGCGCTGGAAGGCGCGCGCGCCGGCGCCGCACTCGTGCTTTCGGATATCCCGACCTATCGGGAGCTGTGGAGCAATGCTGCGATCTTCTTCGATCCGAAGGATGCGGACGCCTTGGCGCATGCGGTGAGCAGGCTGGCATCGGATTCCGGCCTGCGCGCGGAGATGGGCGCGAAGGCGCTCGCCCGGTCGCGCCGCTTCACGCCGGACGTGCAGGCGAGCCGCATGGCGGAACTCTACCGGCAGCTTGTCGACGAACCGATGGCGGCATGA
- a CDS encoding NAD(P)(+) transhydrogenase (Re/Si-specific) subunit beta → MGANLASFLYLVSGILFILALRGLSHPTTSRQGNLYGMVGMAIAIVTTLLLTRPTAGGFALILLGLAVGGGTGAVIARRIAMTAMPQLVAAFHSLVGLAAVMVAAAALYAPESFGIGQLGAIHAQALVEMSLGVAIGAITFTGSVIAFLKLDGRMSGKPILLPARHAVNAALAIALVVLIVLLVTTQSHLVFWLIVLLSLALGVLIIVPIGGADMPVVVSMLNSYSGWAAAGIGFTLGNLALIITGALVGSSGAILSYIMCKGMNRSFISVILGGFGGETAAAADDGIERTVKQGSADDAAYLMMNAQKVIIVPGYGMAVAQAQHALREMADKLKANGVEVKYAIHPVAGRMPGHMNVLLAEAQVPYDEVFELEDINSEFAQADVAYVIGANDVTNPAARDDKSSPIYGMPILDVDKARTCLFVKRSLGSGYAGIDNTLFYKDGTMMLLGDAKKMTEDIVKAMDH, encoded by the coding sequence GTGGGCGCCAATCTCGCTTCCTTCCTCTATCTCGTCTCCGGCATCCTCTTCATCCTGGCGCTGCGCGGGCTTTCGCACCCCACCACCAGCCGGCAGGGCAATCTCTACGGCATGGTGGGCATGGCGATCGCCATCGTCACCACCCTGCTCCTGACGCGCCCCACCGCCGGCGGTTTCGCCCTCATCCTGCTCGGCCTCGCCGTCGGCGGCGGCACGGGCGCGGTGATCGCGCGCCGCATCGCCATGACCGCGATGCCACAGCTCGTCGCTGCCTTCCACTCGCTCGTCGGCCTTGCCGCCGTCATGGTGGCCGCCGCCGCGCTCTACGCGCCGGAGAGCTTCGGCATCGGCCAGTTGGGCGCCATCCATGCGCAGGCGCTCGTGGAGATGTCGCTCGGCGTAGCCATCGGCGCCATCACCTTCACCGGTTCGGTGATCGCCTTCCTGAAGCTCGACGGCCGCATGTCCGGCAAGCCGATCCTGCTGCCGGCGCGCCACGCCGTGAACGCCGCGCTCGCGATCGCCCTCGTCGTGCTCATCGTCCTGCTGGTCACGACCCAGAGCCATCTCGTCTTCTGGCTGATCGTCCTGCTTTCTCTGGCCCTGGGCGTGCTCATCATCGTCCCGATCGGCGGAGCGGACATGCCTGTCGTCGTGTCGATGCTCAACTCCTATTCGGGATGGGCCGCTGCCGGCATCGGCTTCACGCTCGGCAACCTGGCGCTCATCATCACCGGCGCGCTGGTCGGCTCCTCGGGTGCGATCCTGTCCTACATCATGTGCAAGGGCATGAACCGCTCCTTCATCTCCGTGATCCTGGGCGGTTTCGGCGGCGAGACCGCTGCGGCTGCCGATGACGGCATCGAGCGCACGGTGAAGCAGGGTTCGGCTGACGATGCGGCCTACCTGATGATGAACGCGCAGAAGGTCATCATCGTCCCGGGCTACGGCATGGCGGTCGCCCAGGCCCAGCACGCCCTGCGCGAGATGGCCGACAAGCTAAAGGCCAACGGCGTCGAGGTGAAATACGCCATCCACCCCGTTGCCGGCCGCATGCCCGGCCACATGAACGTGCTGCTTGCCGAAGCCCAGGTACCCTACGACGAGGTGTTCGAACTCGAAGACATCAATTCCGAGTTCGCCCAGGCCGATGTCGCCTATGTGATCGGCGCCAACGACGTGACCAATCCGGCCGCGCGCGACGACAAGTCCTCTCCCATTTACGGCATGCCGATCCTGGATGTGGACAAGGCCCGCACCTGCCTTTTCGTCAAGCGTTCCCTCGGCTCAGGCTACGCCGGCATCGATAACACGCTGTTCTACAAGGACGGCACCATGATGCTGCTCGGCGACGCCAAGAAGATGACCGAGGACATCGTCAAGGCGATGGATCACTGA
- a CDS encoding aa3-type cytochrome c oxidase subunit IV gives MAHDTPEGPAEMGAEMDYAEHERTYNLFLNISKYVCLVVGALLVAMAFGFFTAAGIISSTILFILICAVGAWILR, from the coding sequence ATGGCACATGATACGCCGGAAGGCCCGGCCGAAATGGGTGCGGAAATGGATTACGCCGAGCACGAGCGCACCTATAACCTCTTCCTGAATATCAGCAAATATGTCTGTCTGGTGGTCGGGGCGCTGCTGGTGGCGATGGCCTTCGGCTTCTTCACCGCCGCCGGCATCATTTCCAGCACCATCCTCTTCATCCTCATCTGCGCTGTCGGCGCCTGGATCTTGCGGTAG
- a CDS encoding NAD-dependent epimerase/dehydratase family protein translates to MSKKALITGGCGFIGRQVTDELLENGYSVSVLDNLVEQVHGDAAPPRDDRVVYHIGDIRDPECVKTALKGADFVVHLAAEVGVGQSMYEIARYVGVNELGTGVLLEALIENPVERIVVASSMSVYGEGLYETAEGRRFDRARRRKERLRAGQWDPADADGKPLAPIATDEEKPVDLASIYALTKYAQERAVLIFGEAYPVEAVALRLFNVFGPGQALSNPYTGVLANFASRLANDQRPLIFEDGRQKRDFVHVRDVARAFRLALEAKDAPGQVINVGSGNAYTIRQVAEILADAMGLPEIEPEILDKMRSGDIRHCFADISKAHDLLGFEPQHRLEDTVAEFAEWVRETGAVDNAAQMRKQLEERGLVS, encoded by the coding sequence GTGAGCAAGAAAGCACTTATAACCGGGGGCTGCGGCTTCATCGGCCGGCAAGTCACTGACGAACTCCTCGAAAATGGGTATTCGGTCTCCGTCCTCGACAATCTGGTGGAGCAGGTGCATGGAGACGCCGCACCACCGAGAGACGATCGCGTCGTTTACCATATCGGCGATATACGAGACCCCGAATGTGTGAAAACGGCGCTGAAAGGCGCCGATTTCGTGGTGCACCTCGCCGCCGAGGTGGGCGTCGGCCAGTCCATGTACGAGATCGCCCGCTATGTCGGCGTGAACGAACTGGGTACCGGGGTGCTCCTGGAGGCGCTGATCGAGAACCCGGTCGAACGCATTGTCGTCGCCTCTTCCATGAGCGTCTATGGCGAGGGCCTCTACGAGACTGCGGAAGGAAGGCGGTTCGACCGCGCCCGCCGGCGCAAGGAGAGGCTGCGGGCGGGCCAGTGGGATCCCGCGGATGCGGACGGCAAGCCGCTCGCACCGATAGCGACGGACGAGGAAAAGCCTGTCGATCTCGCCTCGATCTACGCCTTGACGAAATATGCGCAGGAGAGGGCGGTGCTGATCTTCGGCGAGGCTTATCCCGTCGAAGCGGTGGCGCTGAGGCTCTTCAACGTGTTCGGACCGGGTCAGGCGCTCTCCAATCCCTATACGGGCGTGCTCGCCAATTTCGCCTCCCGGCTCGCCAACGATCAGCGGCCGCTCATCTTCGAGGACGGGCGGCAGAAGCGCGATTTCGTGCATGTGCGCGACGTGGCGCGCGCCTTCCGGCTGGCGCTCGAAGCGAAGGACGCGCCCGGCCAGGTGATCAATGTGGGCAGCGGCAACGCCTATACGATCCGGCAGGTGGCCGAGATCCTGGCCGATGCGATGGGACTGCCGGAGATCGAGCCGGAAATCCTCGACAAGATGCGCTCGGGCGACATCCGCCACTGCTTCGCGGACATCTCCAAGGCTCATGACCTGCTCGGCTTCGAGCCGCAGCACCGTCTGGAGGACACGGTGGCGGAGTTCGCGGAATGGGTGCGGGAGACCGGCGCGGTCGACAACGCCGCACAGATGCGCAAGCAACTGGAAGAGCGGGGACTGGTTTCATGA
- a CDS encoding NAD(P) transhydrogenase subunit alpha, producing MEENAIEQALDQLERATASVRAAVESLEAQNVADAAGALAHGATGGAIDPFIFRFAIFVLAIFVGYYVVWSVTPALHTPLMSVTNAISSVIVVGALLAVGISASGLATGFGFIALVLASVNIFGGFLVTQRMLAMYKKKEK from the coding sequence ATGGAAGAGAACGCGATAGAACAGGCGCTCGACCAGCTCGAGCGTGCCACGGCGAGCGTCCGCGCCGCCGTCGAAAGCCTGGAAGCGCAGAACGTGGCAGACGCGGCCGGCGCCCTTGCGCATGGCGCGACGGGAGGGGCGATCGATCCTTTCATCTTCCGCTTCGCCATCTTTGTGCTCGCCATCTTCGTCGGCTACTACGTCGTCTGGTCCGTCACGCCGGCGCTACACACGCCGCTGATGTCTGTCACCAACGCCATTTCCTCCGTCATCGTGGTCGGCGCGCTGCTGGCCGTCGGCATCTCGGCCTCGGGGCTTGCCACCGGCTTCGGCTTCATTGCCCTGGTGCTTGCCTCGGTGAACATCTTCGGCGGCTTCCTCGTCACCCAGCGCATGCTGGCCATGTACAAGAAGAAGGAAAAGTGA
- a CDS encoding glycosyltransferase — MKFIFYTHSLVSDWNHGNAHFLRGVMRELVARGHTALALEPEDGWSRANLLRDQGGSAVERFRRDFPELVSIVYGAEFDHEELLHDADVVVVHEWTDPALVARIGRARAGSGTFTLVFHDTHHRAVSAEPQIAEMRLRDYDLVLAFGETLRQRYLKAGWGRNVVTWHEAADTRLFRPIEGEEKEGDLIWIGNWGDDERTVEIGEFLIGPAAKLSLTGTVRGVRYPPEALDALEKAGLSYGGWIANHDVPEAFARHRVTMHIPRRPYVEALPGIPTIRVFEALACGIPLISAPWNDMEGLFRPGTDFLFANDGEEMSAELRRVLSDRGLAASLSAAGLETIRARHSCAHRVDELFDALIRHGTAKVQRQLAPMEAAE, encoded by the coding sequence ATGAAATTCATCTTCTATACGCATTCCCTCGTTTCCGACTGGAATCACGGCAACGCCCATTTCCTGCGCGGCGTGATGCGTGAACTCGTGGCGCGCGGGCACACGGCCCTGGCGCTGGAGCCGGAGGACGGGTGGAGCAGGGCCAACCTCCTGCGGGACCAGGGGGGGAGCGCAGTCGAGCGCTTCCGGCGTGATTTCCCGGAGCTCGTTTCCATCGTCTATGGAGCGGAATTCGATCATGAGGAACTGCTGCACGATGCCGATGTGGTGGTCGTGCACGAATGGACCGACCCGGCGCTCGTGGCGCGCATCGGTCGCGCGCGCGCCGGCAGCGGCACCTTCACGCTCGTCTTCCACGACACGCATCATCGCGCCGTCTCGGCCGAGCCGCAGATCGCGGAGATGCGGTTGCGCGATTACGACCTGGTGCTCGCCTTCGGCGAGACGCTCCGCCAGCGCTATCTCAAGGCAGGCTGGGGCCGCAATGTCGTGACCTGGCACGAGGCGGCGGATACGCGGCTCTTTCGCCCCATTGAAGGCGAGGAGAAGGAAGGCGATCTCATCTGGATCGGCAATTGGGGCGACGACGAGCGCACGGTCGAGATCGGCGAATTCCTGATCGGCCCGGCGGCGAAGCTCAGCTTGACGGGAACCGTGCGCGGCGTTCGCTATCCGCCCGAGGCGCTCGATGCTTTGGAAAAAGCCGGCCTTTCCTACGGCGGTTGGATCGCCAATCACGACGTGCCGGAAGCCTTCGCGCGTCACCGCGTCACCATGCATATCCCGCGCCGGCCTTATGTGGAGGCGCTGCCGGGAATTCCGACGATCCGCGTTTTCGAGGCGCTCGCCTGCGGCATTCCGCTGATCTCGGCGCCCTGGAACGACATGGAAGGCCTGTTCCGGCCCGGCACGGATTTCCTCTTCGCGAATGACGGGGAGGAGATGTCGGCCGAGCTTCGCCGTGTCCTCTCGGACCGGGGGCTCGCCGCCAGCCTTTCGGCGGCGGGGCTCGAGACGATACGGGCGAGACATAGCTGCGCGCACCGCGTGGACGAGCTCTTCGATGCGCTCATCCGCCACGGCACGGCAAAGGTTCAAAGGCAGTTGGCACCGATGGAGGCCGCGGAGTAA
- a CDS encoding glycosyltransferase, protein MKIAFYGSSLVSSYWNGAATYYRGLIRHLAQLGYDVTFYEPNVYERQQHRDMAPPDWCRVVVYDGTQEALKEVTAKAREADVVVKASGVGYEDDLLMDRVLAEARPDALKIYWDVDAPATLAELKQDADHPLHRQLPQVDLVLTYGGGDPVVYGYRSFGARECIPIYNALDPETHHPVPPESRFACDLAFLGNRLPDREARVDEFFFKAASLSPKQSFLLGGSGWNDKPMSGNVRYIGHVSTRDHNAFNVTPKAVLNISRSSMAENGFSPATRVFEAAGAGACLITDAWIGLDLFLKEGEEVLVARDGQEVAEILAGLDANWARSIGEKARARILRDHTYAHRAAEVDRIITGFFRARRVEAAE, encoded by the coding sequence ATGAAAATCGCTTTTTACGGTTCAAGCCTTGTTTCTTCGTACTGGAATGGTGCCGCCACCTACTACCGGGGGCTGATCCGCCATCTCGCCCAGCTCGGGTACGACGTCACCTTCTACGAGCCGAATGTCTACGAGCGCCAGCAGCACCGCGACATGGCACCGCCCGACTGGTGCCGCGTCGTCGTCTATGACGGCACGCAGGAGGCGCTGAAGGAGGTTACCGCCAAGGCACGGGAGGCCGATGTGGTGGTGAAGGCAAGCGGTGTCGGCTACGAAGACGACCTGCTCATGGATCGCGTGCTGGCCGAGGCGCGTCCGGATGCCTTGAAGATCTACTGGGACGTGGACGCACCGGCCACGCTGGCGGAACTCAAGCAGGACGCGGATCACCCGCTGCACCGGCAGCTTCCCCAGGTGGACCTCGTGCTCACCTATGGCGGCGGCGATCCGGTGGTCTATGGCTATCGCAGTTTCGGCGCACGCGAATGCATCCCGATCTACAACGCGCTCGATCCTGAGACGCATCATCCCGTCCCGCCGGAGAGCCGTTTTGCGTGCGACCTGGCCTTTCTCGGCAACCGGCTGCCCGACCGCGAGGCGCGCGTGGACGAATTCTTCTTCAAGGCGGCCTCACTCTCGCCCAAGCAGTCCTTCCTGCTCGGCGGGTCGGGCTGGAACGACAAGCCGATGAGCGGGAATGTCCGCTATATCGGCCATGTGTCGACGCGCGACCACAACGCCTTCAACGTCACGCCCAAGGCCGTGCTCAACATCAGCCGCTCCAGCATGGCGGAGAACGGGTTCTCGCCGGCCACGCGCGTGTTCGAGGCGGCTGGCGCGGGCGCATGTCTCATCACCGACGCCTGGATCGGGCTCGACCTGTTCCTGAAGGAAGGCGAGGAGGTGCTGGTGGCCCGGGACGGCCAGGAGGTCGCCGAGATCCTCGCCGGGCTCGATGCGAATTGGGCGCGGTCCATCGGCGAGAAGGCGCGCGCACGCATCCTGCGCGACCACACCTACGCCCATAGGGCGGCCGAAGTCGACCGGATCATCACCGGGTTTTTCCGCGCGCGGCGTGTGGAGGCGGCTGAGTAA
- a CDS encoding UDP-glucose/GDP-mannose dehydrogenase family protein — MQITMIGAGYVGLTTGTCLADMGHSVRCHDIDAARIVRLEQFDLPLYEPGLEEAMRLAVDAGRLSFSSRLRESVAKADAVFIAVGTPTGPDGGIDLSHMLSAARQIAPHLKRGALVVIKSTVVVGTARRVREVIARERGAFDIRVASNPEFLREGSAMRDFMEPDRIVLGADDARSRNILRAIYRPFEKAGVPMVITTTGNAELIKYSANAFLALKIGFINDVADLCEKTGGDIRDVTRGIGLDPRIGESFLSPGPGFGGSCFPKDTRAFAATGREFGAPQKLVETLIARNDQRKSALARRILKDGRLQPGSTVAVLGLAFKANTDDVREAAALTIIPALQEAGLRVVAHDPKAMQNARRHMPDLSWADCPYKACKGASAVVILTEWDEYRQLSLSRLARVLSGDVLFDYRNLFEPRAVTRLGLRYFSLGRAAAAVRQKAGVSPIDVWERRVAAPGHA; from the coding sequence ATGCAGATCACCATGATAGGCGCCGGCTATGTCGGCCTGACAACCGGTACCTGCCTGGCGGATATGGGCCACAGCGTCCGTTGCCATGATATCGATGCCGCACGGATCGTGCGTCTGGAACAGTTCGATCTTCCTCTCTATGAACCCGGGCTCGAGGAGGCGATGCGCCTGGCCGTCGATGCCGGACGCCTCTCCTTTTCTTCACGGCTCCGGGAGAGCGTGGCCAAGGCCGACGCCGTTTTCATCGCGGTCGGCACACCGACGGGGCCGGATGGCGGGATCGATTTGTCCCACATGCTGTCCGCGGCCAGGCAGATCGCGCCGCATCTGAAGCGAGGCGCCCTCGTCGTCATCAAGTCCACTGTGGTGGTCGGCACGGCGCGACGCGTCCGTGAGGTCATCGCGCGGGAACGCGGGGCCTTCGATATCCGCGTCGCCTCGAACCCGGAATTCCTGCGCGAGGGCTCCGCCATGAGGGACTTCATGGAGCCGGACCGCATCGTGCTGGGAGCGGACGACGCACGCTCCCGCAACATCCTGCGGGCGATCTATCGCCCTTTCGAGAAAGCCGGCGTGCCGATGGTCATCACGACGACCGGCAACGCCGAGCTCATAAAATACTCCGCCAACGCGTTCCTGGCGCTCAAGATCGGCTTTATCAACGACGTTGCCGATCTCTGCGAGAAGACGGGCGGCGACATCAGGGATGTGACGCGCGGCATCGGGCTCGACCCGCGCATCGGCGAGAGCTTCCTCTCGCCCGGTCCCGGCTTCGGCGGCTCGTGCTTTCCGAAGGACACGCGTGCCTTCGCCGCCACCGGGCGGGAGTTCGGCGCACCGCAGAAGCTGGTTGAAACGCTGATTGCCCGCAACGACCAGCGCAAATCCGCGCTCGCCCGCCGCATTCTCAAGGATGGCAGGCTCCAGCCCGGCAGCACCGTGGCCGTTCTGGGCCTCGCCTTCAAGGCAAACACGGACGACGTGCGCGAAGCGGCCGCGCTCACGATCATCCCTGCCCTCCAGGAAGCGGGGCTGCGCGTGGTGGCCCACGATCCGAAGGCCATGCAGAATGCGCGCCGGCACATGCCGGACCTTTCCTGGGCCGACTGCCCCTACAAGGCCTGCAAGGGCGCTTCCGCCGTGGTCATCCTGACCGAGTGGGATGAGTACCGCCAGCTCAGTCTCAGCCGGCTCGCGCGTGTCCTTTCGGGCGACGTGCTCTTCGACTACCGCAACCTCTTCGAGCCGCGCGCGGTGACGCGCCTTGGCCTGCGCTATTTCAGTCTCGGCCGCGCGGCCGCGGCGGTCCGCCAGAAGGCAGGCGTCTCTCCGATCGATGTATGGGAGCGCCGGGTGGCGGCCCCCGGCCATGCATGA